From the Roseibium salinum genome, one window contains:
- a CDS encoding complex I NDUFA9 subunit family protein translates to MPATEVTIFGGTGFLGHRISNKLLRNGVTVRIASRHPDSVRPPADATGRMVPVRTDIRDRSQVEQAVDGADGVVNAVSLYVERGELTFNAIHVEGARRVAEAASACGAERLIHLSGIGADIASSSSYVRSRAQGEEEVNTGFEHATIFRPSAMFGPDDALLSAFLSLAKWMPVVPLFGDGRTRLQPVFVGDVADAAVTVLTQEEAPERIYELGGPDVVTYRQLAETVMTTGGKKRPLVPVPEMIWDGLAASGSLLKNPPITEGQVALLKRDNVASPGRPGLADLGVDPTPIKAVLIQILHQNSKGN, encoded by the coding sequence ATGCCTGCGACAGAAGTAACGATATTCGGGGGCACCGGGTTCCTCGGCCACAGAATCAGCAACAAGCTGTTGCGGAACGGCGTGACCGTGCGGATCGCATCGCGTCACCCTGACAGCGTGAGGCCGCCCGCGGACGCGACCGGCCGGATGGTTCCCGTGAGGACGGATATCCGCGACCGCAGCCAGGTCGAACAGGCGGTCGACGGCGCCGACGGCGTGGTCAATGCGGTCAGTCTTTACGTGGAGCGCGGCGAGCTGACCTTCAACGCCATTCATGTCGAGGGCGCCCGCCGGGTCGCCGAGGCGGCCAGCGCTTGCGGCGCGGAGCGGCTGATACACCTGTCCGGCATCGGCGCCGACATTGCCTCTTCTTCATCCTACGTGCGCAGCCGCGCCCAGGGAGAGGAGGAAGTCAACACCGGTTTCGAACATGCCACGATCTTCCGCCCGAGCGCGATGTTCGGGCCGGACGATGCCCTTCTCAGCGCTTTCCTCTCGCTTGCCAAATGGATGCCGGTCGTGCCGCTGTTCGGCGACGGCCGCACCCGCTTGCAGCCGGTCTTCGTGGGCGATGTGGCCGACGCCGCAGTGACCGTGCTGACCCAGGAGGAGGCACCCGAGCGGATCTACGAGCTTGGAGGCCCGGATGTCGTGACGTACCGGCAGCTGGCCGAAACGGTTATGACTACCGGCGGAAAGAAGCGCCCTCTCGTACCGGTGCCGGAAATGATCTGGGACGGGCTTGCCGCAAGCGGCAGCCTTTTAAAAAATCCGCCCATTACCGAGGGACAGGTCGCCCTGTTGAAACGCGACAACGTCGCCTCGCCCGGCCGGCCGGGGCTCGCGGATCTCGGCGTCGACCCGACGCCGATCAAGGCGGTTCTAATCCAGATCCTTCATCAGAATTCGAAAGGAAACTAG
- a CDS encoding CsbD family protein, protein MNWDQVAGNWKQFKGNLQQNWGRLTGDDLDVIDGNRMLLIGKLQERYGKGKEEAEREVDEWLTRH, encoded by the coding sequence ATGAACTGGGACCAAGTGGCCGGTAACTGGAAGCAATTCAAAGGCAATCTGCAGCAGAACTGGGGCCGGCTGACCGGCGACGACCTCGACGTCATCGACGGCAACCGCATGCTGCTGATCGGCAAGTTGCAGGAGCGTTACGGCAAGGGCAAGGAAGAAGCCGAACGCGAAGTCGACGAGTGGCTGACCCGGCACTGA
- a CDS encoding sigma-70 family RNA polymerase sigma factor gives MPQRRTKTAGEEAARAFKREMLAALPNLRAFACSLVGNLDKADDLVQETIMKAWAKQESFEPGSNMKAWLFTILRNEFYSQMRKRDREVQDSEGTYTENLSVNSAQQGSLDLQDLRRALAQLPDGQREALILVGASGLSYEEAAEVCGCAVGTVKSRVSRARITLKEVLGIEEDEDYGPSSDLAGASSPPFAL, from the coding sequence ATGCCGCAAAGACGGACAAAAACAGCCGGTGAAGAGGCGGCACGGGCGTTCAAGCGAGAAATGCTTGCCGCACTGCCGAACCTGCGCGCGTTCGCGTGTTCACTTGTCGGAAATCTGGACAAGGCCGACGACCTTGTTCAGGAGACAATCATGAAAGCCTGGGCAAAGCAGGAAAGCTTCGAGCCTGGCTCGAACATGAAAGCCTGGCTGTTCACCATCCTGCGCAACGAGTTTTACAGCCAGATGCGCAAGCGTGACCGTGAGGTGCAGGACAGCGAAGGGACCTATACGGAAAACCTTTCGGTGAATTCCGCCCAACAAGGTTCGCTCGACCTTCAGGACCTGCGCCGCGCACTAGCCCAATTGCCGGATGGCCAACGCGAAGCACTGATCCTCGTCGGGGCATCGGGACTTTCCTACGAGGAAGCCGCCGAAGTCTGTGGCTGCGCCGTCGGCACCGTCAAGAGCCGGGTCAGCCGCGCGCGGATCACCCTCAAGGAAGTCCTCGGGATCGAGGAAGACGAAGATTACGGCCCCTCCTCCGACCTGGCAGGCGCCTCCTCCCCTCCCTTCGCCCTTTAG
- a CDS encoding response regulator, which produces MSLSTRLAPHLPYLRRYARAVTGSQTSGDAYVSAALEALIADVSSFPETSSDRVSLYRLFSVIFTTTQIDIQPKDSPFAWERRAAANMAGVSPLPRQAFLLHSVEEFSLDEIAEILDRDADEVQKLLEAASIEISRQVATEILIIEDEPLIAMDIEQMVKDLGHKVTGIARTRTEAMELFRATSPRMVLADIQLADGSSGIDAVNDMLKTDRIPVIFITAFPERLLTGERPEPAFLVTKPFNPEMVKTLISQALFFNEDVQAKAS; this is translated from the coding sequence ATGTCACTTTCGACCCGGCTCGCGCCGCATCTGCCCTATCTGCGCCGCTACGCAAGAGCGGTAACCGGCTCGCAGACATCCGGCGATGCTTACGTGTCGGCGGCGCTTGAAGCGCTGATCGCCGATGTCTCCAGCTTTCCGGAGACCAGCAGCGACCGCGTCTCCCTGTACAGGCTCTTCTCCGTAATATTCACGACGACCCAGATCGACATCCAGCCAAAGGACTCGCCCTTCGCTTGGGAACGCCGGGCAGCGGCCAACATGGCAGGGGTGTCACCGCTCCCAAGGCAGGCCTTTCTGCTTCATTCCGTGGAGGAATTCTCGCTGGACGAGATCGCGGAGATCCTCGACAGGGACGCCGACGAGGTGCAGAAGCTTCTTGAAGCAGCCTCGATTGAGATTTCCCGGCAGGTTGCGACCGAGATCCTGATCATCGAGGACGAACCGTTGATCGCCATGGACATCGAGCAGATGGTCAAGGATCTGGGGCACAAGGTAACCGGCATCGCCCGCACGCGCACGGAAGCGATGGAACTCTTCCGGGCCACGAGCCCCAGAATGGTCCTGGCCGATATTCAACTCGCCGATGGCAGTTCGGGCATCGATGCGGTCAACGACATGCTGAAAACCGACCGTATTCCGGTGATTTTCATCACCGCCTTTCCCGAGCGTCTCCTGACCGGCGAACGGCCCGAACCGGCTTTCCTGGTCACCAAACCCTTCAATCCAGAGATGGTAAAAACGCTAATTTCCCAAGCTCTGTTCTTCAACGAGGACGTTCAAGCGAAAGCGTCCTAG
- a CDS encoding NepR family anti-sigma factor: MSSDNKRFGAAGPDPNSRISQKLRELYRSVEQEPVPERFLDLLEQLDQAEESNAAKTDKNSR; the protein is encoded by the coding sequence ATGAGCAGCGACAACAAACGCTTCGGGGCTGCCGGCCCCGATCCGAATAGCCGCATCTCGCAGAAATTGCGGGAACTCTACCGCTCGGTTGAACAGGAACCCGTTCCCGAACGTTTTCTGGACCTGTTGGAACAACTTGACCAAGCCGAAGAGAGCAATGCCGCAAAGACGGACAAAAACAGCCGGTGA
- a CDS encoding rhodanese-like domain-containing protein has translation MPAIDRNELQQKMGENDVTVIEVLDASQYRKFHLPTAINIPFDDQFDQQVAKTLPDKKHPVALYCMDKDCPASSKAAERMETLGYSRVYDYEDGKMDWKQAGLRIHK, from the coding sequence ATGCCGGCAATCGATCGAAACGAGCTCCAGCAGAAGATGGGCGAAAATGACGTCACGGTCATCGAAGTGCTCGATGCATCGCAATACAGGAAGTTCCATTTGCCAACGGCGATCAACATCCCCTTCGACGACCAGTTCGACCAGCAGGTGGCCAAGACCCTGCCAGACAAGAAGCATCCGGTTGCGCTCTATTGCATGGACAAGGATTGCCCGGCATCGAGCAAGGCCGCAGAACGCATGGAAACCCTCGGCTATTCCCGCGTCTACGACTACGAAGACGGCAAAATGGACTGGAAACAGGCGGGACTGCGCATTCACAAGTGA
- a CDS encoding DUF1328 family protein — MLEWILILLIVAAAASLLGLPRLAGVAASGAQILIFVVLAILLISLLFGVVAVA, encoded by the coding sequence ATGTTGGAGTGGATTCTCATTCTTCTGATCGTCGCTGCGGCGGCCAGCCTTCTGGGGCTGCCGAGACTGGCGGGCGTTGCCGCTTCCGGTGCCCAGATCCTGATCTTCGTCGTTCTCGCCATCCTGCTGATCTCGCTCCTGTTCGGGGTCGTGGCGGTTGCCTGA
- a CDS encoding DUF2934 domain-containing protein codes for MSDAEDRELDRRIEERARHLWEAAGKPKGQMDEFREEARQLIALEEDPKFATRPVKEATADTDGAESGIALENQGEFPTLTDQGETTAEPKWPRQRNDDGT; via the coding sequence ATGTCCGACGCGGAAGACAGGGAACTGGACCGGCGCATCGAAGAGCGCGCACGGCATTTGTGGGAAGCTGCGGGAAAGCCGAAAGGGCAAATGGACGAGTTCCGGGAAGAGGCACGCCAGTTGATCGCACTTGAGGAGGATCCGAAATTCGCCACCCGGCCGGTCAAGGAAGCCACCGCCGACACCGACGGGGCCGAGTCCGGCATAGCCCTGGAGAACCAGGGAGAATTTCCCACCCTCACGGACCAGGGCGAGACGACGGCAGAGCCCAAATGGCCACGGCAGCGGAATGATGATGGAACATAA
- a CDS encoding PRC-barrel domain-containing protein: MIRTLLASTALSVLLVGGAVAEGAKTDVQAQTDATQMNQVDGFFQASRDQVLASKLLDKTVYSGTGEDAEEIGQVADVVITQDGKAQALVIGVGGFLGIGTKDVAIDYSRVEWVKAQPTGADDQAGQNDWTEDNQRLVVNATKEELENAPEFDRALVTDQQMTSADTGTDQPATGTGTDQQMTSAETDAEQPATGTGTDQQMTSAETDAEQPATGTGTDQQMTSAETDAEQPMTGTESEQQMTTDTTADQEDPAALDQTAQTETDPAAPAQPAREGMQMVDAMTLSAEELIGTNIYGQGDEDLGEVGDVIVTAEDEVRAYIIDVGGFLGIGEKPVALDAENLEIMKDENGNLSIYTSFTQEQLENHPEFTMQAYEENPDSVLLR; this comes from the coding sequence ATGATCCGCACTCTATTAGCTAGTACAGCGCTTAGCGTACTCTTGGTTGGCGGTGCAGTCGCCGAAGGCGCGAAGACTGACGTCCAGGCGCAGACCGATGCGACGCAAATGAACCAGGTCGACGGGTTCTTCCAGGCCTCCAGAGACCAGGTTCTGGCATCGAAACTGCTGGACAAGACCGTCTATAGCGGTACCGGCGAAGACGCTGAAGAGATCGGGCAGGTCGCCGATGTGGTGATTACCCAGGACGGCAAGGCGCAGGCATTGGTGATCGGTGTCGGTGGTTTCCTCGGTATCGGTACCAAGGATGTCGCGATCGACTACAGCCGCGTCGAATGGGTGAAGGCGCAGCCCACAGGGGCTGACGATCAGGCCGGTCAGAATGACTGGACCGAGGACAACCAGCGCCTGGTGGTCAACGCCACCAAGGAGGAACTGGAGAACGCTCCGGAGTTTGATCGTGCACTGGTGACCGACCAGCAGATGACCAGCGCCGACACCGGAACTGACCAGCCGGCAACCGGCACGGGCACCGATCAGCAGATGACCAGTGCCGAGACCGACGCTGAGCAGCCGGCGACCGGCACGGGCACCGATCAGCAGATGACCAGTGCCGAGACCGACGCTGAGCAGCCGGCGACCGGCACGGGCACCGATCAGCAGATGACCAGCGCCGAAACCGACGCTGAGCAGCCGATGACCGGTACGGAATCCGAGCAGCAGATGACCACCGATACCACGGCTGACCAGGAAGATCCGGCTGCCCTTGACCAGACTGCCCAGACAGAGACCGATCCGGCTGCGCCGGCTCAGCCTGCCCGGGAAGGTATGCAGATGGTGGACGCCATGACCCTGAGTGCCGAAGAACTGATCGGCACCAACATCTACGGTCAGGGGGACGAAGACCTCGGCGAAGTCGGTGACGTGATCGTTACCGCCGAGGACGAGGTCAGAGCCTACATCATTGATGTCGGCGGGTTCCTCGGGATCGGTGAAAAACCGGTAGCGCTCGATGCGGAAAACCTGGAGATCATGAAGGACGAGAACGGCAACCTGTCGATCTACACCTCCTTCACCCAGGAACAGCTCGAGAACCATCCCGAGTTCACGATGCAGGCATACGAGGAAAATCCTGACAGCGTTCTGTTGCGCTAA
- a CDS encoding Dps family protein, whose protein sequence is MAHVSEALKPKARDQELRNGLEPEYCEKMSTLLSDTLVSTYQLLIKSHLYHWNVVGPLFKPLHDLTEEHYQALLEAADIIAERIRALGHLAPVQLSEAAGFSPEPREVRHTSAIGMVNDLIADHEHAVRSMRLAGEKADEAGDLATSDMLGDRLNFHEKALWMLRAIAAN, encoded by the coding sequence ATGGCGCATGTATCCGAAGCACTGAAACCGAAGGCCCGTGACCAGGAACTGCGTAACGGTCTTGAGCCGGAGTACTGCGAGAAAATGTCGACCCTGTTGTCAGACACGCTCGTATCGACCTACCAGTTGCTCATCAAGAGCCATCTGTACCACTGGAACGTCGTCGGTCCGCTGTTCAAGCCCCTCCATGATCTGACCGAGGAGCATTATCAGGCCCTGCTGGAAGCGGCCGACATCATCGCCGAGCGCATTCGCGCCCTTGGCCATCTCGCCCCGGTTCAACTGAGCGAAGCCGCCGGCTTTTCTCCCGAGCCGCGTGAGGTCAGGCACACGTCGGCGATCGGGATGGTGAACGATCTGATCGCCGATCATGAACATGCGGTGCGCAGCATGCGCCTTGCTGGCGAGAAGGCCGACGAGGCGGGCGATCTTGCCACTTCCGACATGCTTGGCGACCGGTTGAATTTTCACGAGAAGGCGCTGTGGATGCTGCGGGCGATCGCTGCGAATTGA
- the ligD gene encoding non-homologous end-joining DNA ligase: MVELAGIELTHPDRVLYPQQGLTKLDLARYFETMAEPLLEHAAGRLVSLVRCPRGRETKCFFQRHGGSGLPDEFRRKSVREKDGGRSDYLYFTKKEALIAAAQLGVLELHIWGSKIDDIERPDRLVFDLDPDEGMDFAKVKQGAALMRDVLAQFDIESFPLLTGGKGIHVVAPLVRRHEWPIVKAFSGELARNVAREDPDNYVATMSKARRKGRIFIDYLRNERGSTAIAPFSPRARKGAPLAWPVSWEQLDEVTAPDQFRLDNADPGAANNWDGYGDLRQSLKAGGLRALGIDV; encoded by the coding sequence ATGGTCGAGCTTGCAGGCATAGAACTGACCCATCCGGACCGGGTGCTTTACCCGCAGCAGGGACTGACCAAGCTCGATCTGGCCCGCTATTTCGAAACGATGGCCGAGCCGCTGCTGGAGCATGCGGCCGGCCGCCTGGTCAGCCTGGTACGCTGTCCGCGCGGACGGGAAACCAAATGCTTCTTCCAGCGCCACGGCGGCTCGGGCCTGCCGGACGAATTCCGTCGCAAAAGCGTGCGCGAGAAGGATGGCGGCAGAAGCGACTATCTGTATTTCACCAAAAAGGAAGCACTGATTGCCGCTGCGCAACTCGGTGTGCTCGAGCTGCATATCTGGGGTTCGAAGATCGATGACATTGAACGGCCCGACCGGCTGGTTTTCGATCTCGACCCCGACGAGGGGATGGATTTCGCCAAGGTGAAGCAGGGCGCAGCGCTCATGCGCGATGTGCTCGCGCAATTCGATATCGAGAGCTTTCCTCTGCTGACGGGCGGCAAGGGCATTCACGTGGTCGCACCGCTGGTCCGGCGGCATGAATGGCCGATCGTCAAGGCCTTTTCCGGCGAGCTTGCCAGGAACGTCGCCCGCGAAGACCCGGACAATTACGTCGCGACGATGAGCAAGGCCAGGCGCAAGGGCCGTATCTTCATCGACTATCTGCGCAACGAACGCGGCAGTACCGCGATCGCCCCGTTCTCGCCCCGCGCCCGCAAAGGCGCCCCGCTGGCCTGGCCGGTCAGCTGGGAGCAGCTTGATGAGGTCACGGCGCCGGACCAGTTCCGTCTTGACAACGCCGATCCCGGGGCGGCGAACAACTGGGACGGCTACGGCGATTTGCGCCAGAGCCTCAAGGCAGGCGGCCTCAGGGCGCTCGGGATCGACGTCTGA
- a CDS encoding sensor histidine kinase: MSQGRQGLIWEKPGQDEERFRRYLIVALSRTGICVMLQDRRGDYLFIANLLGDWHVDAGAPPTDESLFGAELASRIAALKQRAVETGKISRMEHETESGRYFEFIVEPLKVDAAGSGDLLTMIVDESENRRHQKLLTTLLREVSHRSKNLMAIIQSLAAQTAKHSWSLPQFLEKFHGRLYSLSHSQDLITDTSWQGAYFEDLVRRQIDTYLPEEQHLVSITGENLLLTPNMSLHVGLALHELAVNAVSYGARVGTEPGITVHCGRTTLDDRDAIEISWIEELPPGRERTEIAPRFGSAVLERIVPKSVNGAADYDIGDSRISYRLVFPADSHS; the protein is encoded by the coding sequence GTGAGCCAGGGACGGCAGGGACTGATCTGGGAAAAACCCGGCCAGGATGAGGAGCGGTTCCGCCGCTACCTGATAGTCGCCCTGTCCCGCACCGGGATCTGTGTCATGCTGCAGGACCGCCGGGGAGATTACCTGTTCATCGCGAACCTTCTCGGGGACTGGCATGTGGATGCCGGTGCGCCGCCCACCGATGAGAGCCTGTTCGGCGCCGAACTTGCCTCCAGGATTGCGGCCCTCAAGCAGCGCGCGGTGGAGACTGGCAAGATCAGCCGGATGGAACACGAGACGGAATCCGGGCGGTACTTTGAATTCATTGTCGAACCGCTCAAGGTCGACGCGGCCGGCAGCGGTGACCTTCTGACGATGATCGTGGACGAGTCCGAGAACAGACGGCACCAGAAGCTCCTGACCACCCTGTTGCGCGAGGTCAGCCACCGCTCGAAAAATCTCATGGCGATCATCCAGAGCCTGGCTGCACAGACGGCGAAGCATTCATGGTCGCTTCCACAGTTTCTCGAAAAATTCCACGGCCGCCTCTATTCGTTGTCCCATTCCCAGGACCTGATTACGGATACCAGCTGGCAGGGAGCCTATTTCGAGGATCTGGTCCGTCGTCAGATCGACACTTATCTCCCCGAGGAACAGCATCTCGTCTCGATCACAGGAGAAAATCTCCTCCTGACGCCGAACATGTCGCTGCATGTGGGGCTGGCGCTGCATGAACTGGCGGTCAATGCGGTGAGCTACGGCGCGCGGGTCGGCACGGAGCCGGGAATAACCGTTCATTGCGGCCGGACAACCCTCGACGACAGGGACGCGATCGAGATCAGTTGGATCGAAGAGCTGCCGCCCGGACGCGAGCGGACGGAAATTGCACCGCGCTTCGGAAGTGCGGTGCTCGAGCGTATTGTACCGAAATCAGTAAATGGAGCCGCCGACTATGATATCGGCGACTCCCGGATCAGCTACCGGCTGGTCTTTCCGGCAGACTCTCACAGTTGA
- a CDS encoding phospholipase D-like domain-containing protein: MRLDTMHPFYASHHQKIIAIDDTVAFVGGVDLTTGRWDTRAHLSRDRRRRGLNGRRHGPVRDVQMIVDSDAAVALADLVRERWRLATGEALRPCGRDGDVWPEGLEPQFNDHTVGISRTMPDWRKGTAVSEILHLAEDMLRSARDLVYVEAQYFCSVRIGRVVEELLERPGGPEVVVITSRTLPGVVETWAMGGNRDRLIRRLKKADREDRLRVYYPLAARTDGDRHEVEILVHSKVLIVDDRILRVGSSNLNNRSFGIDTECDLVIEADDEATAETIRRQCRGLMADLAGVSVAALDEAVRSEGSFLRGLDRLAARTGRLKAFSAMQEEGPTGQLPGTRFFDPQERFELPWVTPRRSGGDGGS, translated from the coding sequence TTGCGGCTCGACACAATGCATCCGTTCTATGCCTCCCACCATCAGAAGATCATAGCCATCGATGATACGGTGGCATTTGTCGGGGGCGTCGACCTCACCACCGGGCGTTGGGACACAAGGGCGCATCTGTCCCGGGACCGTCGGCGAAGGGGTCTGAACGGCCGGCGGCACGGACCGGTGCGCGACGTACAGATGATCGTCGATTCCGACGCCGCGGTGGCGCTGGCCGATCTTGTGCGAGAGCGCTGGCGCCTTGCGACCGGTGAAGCCTTACGGCCGTGCGGTCGTGACGGCGACGTATGGCCGGAGGGTCTTGAACCGCAGTTTAACGACCACACCGTCGGCATCTCGCGCACCATGCCGGATTGGCGCAAAGGGACTGCTGTCAGCGAAATTCTCCATCTGGCCGAGGATATGCTGAGGTCGGCGCGTGACCTCGTCTATGTCGAGGCGCAATATTTTTGCAGCGTCCGCATCGGCCGGGTCGTCGAGGAACTCCTGGAGCGGCCCGGCGGACCCGAAGTGGTCGTCATCACCAGCCGGACCCTGCCGGGAGTGGTTGAGACCTGGGCCATGGGAGGCAACCGCGACCGGCTGATCCGGCGCCTGAAAAAGGCCGACCGGGAAGACCGCTTGCGCGTCTATTATCCCCTGGCGGCCAGGACAGACGGTGATCGCCATGAGGTCGAGATCCTCGTGCATTCCAAGGTCCTGATCGTCGACGATCGAATCCTGCGGGTCGGTTCGTCCAACCTCAATAACCGGTCCTTCGGCATCGATACCGAATGCGACCTGGTCATCGAAGCCGACGACGAGGCGACCGCCGAAACGATCAGGCGACAGTGCCGCGGTCTGATGGCGGATCTTGCCGGCGTGAGCGTGGCTGCGCTTGATGAAGCGGTCAGGTCGGAAGGATCTTTCCTGCGCGGGCTCGATCGCCTGGCCGCCCGGACGGGTCGGCTGAAAGCGTTTTCAGCCATGCAAGAGGAGGGCCCCACCGGACAATTGCCCGGTACGCGCTTCTTCGATCCGCAAGAACGGTTCGAGCTGCCCTGGGTGACGCCTCGCCGCAGCGGCGGGGACGGCGGTTCGTAA
- a CDS encoding CHASE domain-containing protein: MALVAHRAERETRAVRLELLADDLAGRFSDRINRQIMLLMSAHSFLAANQDNLSRPAFRSYVSGIGLEIRFDSLESIGYARRINRGDEELAAADIASYYDLAPTIRPDTEQLWRTPVVLAEPHNDKTENMLGSDMFADETLRQAMRQAMMSSEARATSPVPLTLLGDRMPAQGVFVFIPLEKAVGEADDPISQVSGFVFGLLRIADLHQNVLERSTDLEVELKSVDAGFDETKPLFQTSGYDSEEIAGIKPAERTVQVAGRRWKLFVRPTPEMAESHIYFGSYTIAGVSLILALALAVAAHAQLRVISTAHALNLFTARSMQEKDLMLQEMQHRIKNSISRILAMARQTAAGSDTIEEFSQSFVARLQAMANAQDLLVSSRWNEADLEEHISIELRQVFGEKLEQAKLSGPPVKLNEERAQALGLTFHELATNALKYGGMSEKSGDLSVTWRLEGEGQHRMLVLDWNENAGGDVRPPEGEGFGTKLMDANIRGRLGGTIERRYDNDGLKVNIRIPMPAQREKDRKRPAGA, from the coding sequence ATGGCGTTGGTGGCCCACCGTGCGGAGCGGGAGACCCGGGCGGTCCGGCTGGAACTGCTCGCGGATGACCTTGCCGGCCGGTTCAGCGACCGGATCAACCGTCAGATCATGCTCCTGATGTCCGCCCACTCGTTTCTGGCCGCCAATCAGGACAATCTTTCGCGTCCCGCTTTCAGGTCCTATGTGAGCGGAATCGGGCTTGAAATCCGGTTCGACAGTCTGGAGAGCATCGGCTATGCCCGCCGGATCAATCGTGGTGATGAAGAACTGGCAGCGGCGGATATCGCCAGCTACTACGACCTGGCACCAACGATCCGGCCGGACACCGAGCAGTTGTGGCGCACCCCGGTCGTCCTGGCGGAACCTCACAACGACAAGACCGAGAACATGCTCGGTTCTGACATGTTCGCCGACGAAACTCTGCGGCAGGCGATGCGGCAGGCGATGATGTCGAGCGAAGCCCGCGCCACCTCGCCAGTTCCCCTGACGCTCCTGGGCGATCGCATGCCTGCGCAAGGAGTCTTTGTTTTCATTCCTCTCGAAAAGGCGGTAGGCGAGGCGGATGATCCGATCAGTCAGGTGAGCGGATTTGTATTCGGCCTGTTGCGGATCGCGGACTTGCACCAAAATGTGCTGGAAAGGTCGACGGATCTGGAGGTCGAATTGAAGTCCGTGGATGCCGGCTTCGATGAAACGAAACCTCTGTTCCAGACCTCCGGCTACGATTCGGAAGAGATCGCCGGCATCAAGCCTGCCGAAAGAACAGTGCAGGTCGCGGGGCGGAGATGGAAGCTTTTCGTGCGGCCGACACCGGAAATGGCGGAGTCCCACATCTATTTCGGCTCATACACCATCGCCGGCGTGTCGCTGATACTCGCGCTCGCGCTTGCGGTGGCCGCACATGCGCAACTTCGGGTCATCTCCACGGCCCACGCGCTCAATCTCTTCACGGCCCGCTCGATGCAGGAAAAGGATCTGATGCTGCAGGAGATGCAGCACCGGATCAAGAATTCGATTTCCCGCATTCTCGCAATGGCCCGGCAGACGGCCGCCGGTTCCGACACGATTGAAGAGTTCTCCCAGTCCTTCGTGGCGCGGTTGCAGGCCATGGCCAATGCCCAGGACCTCCTTGTCAGTTCACGCTGGAACGAGGCCGACCTGGAGGAGCATATTTCCATAGAGTTGCGTCAAGTGTTCGGCGAGAAGCTGGAACAGGCGAAGCTCTCGGGCCCGCCGGTCAAGCTCAATGAGGAGAGGGCACAGGCCTTGGGGCTCACCTTTCACGAACTTGCCACCAACGCCCTGAAATATGGCGGCATGTCCGAGAAGTCGGGCGATCTGTCGGTGACCTGGCGCCTCGAAGGCGAAGGGCAGCACCGCATGCTGGTTCTTGACTGGAACGAGAATGCCGGTGGTGACGTCCGGCCCCCCGAGGGCGAGGGCTTCGGCACCAAGCTGATGGACGCCAATATCAGGGGCCGGCTCGGCGGCACGATCGAACGCCGGTACGACAACGACGGCCTGAAGGTGAACATCAGGATCCCGATGCCGGCCCAAAGGGAGAAGGACAGGAAAAGGCCGGCCGGCGCGTGA